In Ascaphus truei isolate aAscTru1 chromosome 12, aAscTru1.hap1, whole genome shotgun sequence, the following are encoded in one genomic region:
- the LOC142464314 gene encoding uncharacterized protein LOC142464314, with translation MNTYSGTYGNVIQHIIYTGKKSYNCSTCEKSFSKKSHFVTHQRVHTGVKPYNCSECEKSFSQKSNLLAHQIIHTAVRPYNCSECEKTFSRKSHLVRHQRLHTGVKPYTCSACIKSYSRKSDLVTHQRNHTGMKPHNCSECTKSFSNKSDLVAHQRIHTGVKPYNCYECGKSFSQKSDLVTHKRIHTGVRPYNCSECGKSFGKKSYLVTHQRSHTGVKPHNCSECEKSFSMKSNLVTHQRIHTGVKPYNCSDCGRSFSNKSDLVTHQRIHTGEKPYNCSECGKSFSRKSHLVTHERIHTGVRPYNCSECGKSYSTKSHLVRHQIVHIGLKPYNASESRSFSQNQIISNKIIQLVKSPSHD, from the coding sequence ATGAACACCTACAGTGGGACATATGGTAATGTTATACAGCACATAATCTATACAGGGAAGAAATCCTATAACTGCTCTACATGTGAGAAAAGCTTTAGTAAGAAATCACattttgttacacaccaaagagtCCACACAGGTGTGaaaccctataactgctctgaatgtgagaaaagcttcagtcagaaatcAAATCTTCTTGCACACCAAATAATCCACACAGCAGTGAGACCCTATAACTGTTCTGAATGTGAGAAAACCTTCAGTCGGAAATCGCATCTTGTTAGACACCAAAGATTACACACAGGGGTGAAGCCCTATACCTGCTCTGCATGTATTAAAAGCTACAGCCGGAAATCagatcttgttacacaccaaagaaacCACACAGGAATGAAGCCTCATAACTGCTCTGAATGCACGAAAAGCTTCAGTAATAAATCAGATCTTGTTGCACACCAAAGAATACACACAggagtgaagccttataactgctaTGAATgcgggaaaagcttcagtcaaaAATCAGATCTTGTTACACAcaaaagaatccacacaggggtgagaccctataactgctctgaatgtgggaaaagctttggtAAGAAATCatatcttgttacacaccaacgaagtcacacaggggtgaagcctcataactgctctgaatgtgagaaaagtTTCAGTATGAAATcaaatcttgttacacaccaacgAATTCATacaggggtgaagccttataactgctctgacTGTGGGAGAAGCTTCAGTAATAAATCagatcttgttacacaccaaagaatccacacaggggagaagccttataactgctctgaatgtggaaaaAGCTTCAGTAGAAAATCACATCTTGTTACACACGAAAGAATCCACACAGGtgtgagaccctataactgctctgaatgtgggaaaagctacAGTACGAAATCGCATCTTGTTAGACACCAAATAGTCCACATAGGGTTGAAGCCTTATAACGCGTCTGAAAGTAGAAGCTTTAGTCAAAATCAAATAATTTCAAACAAGATAATTCAACTAGTCAAGTCCCCCTCTCATGactaa